One segment of Thermosynechococcus sp. HN-54 DNA contains the following:
- a CDS encoding DUF305 domain-containing protein, whose product MTSKIYTPILVVALALNSGIAAAANHQMGHNMSGMTMELGVSDENLDLRFIDAMILHHQGAVSMAKEAIQKSQRPEIKKLALEIIKAQEKEITQLQTWRRTWYPRIGSTPMAWNSQMGHMMPMSETQREAMMMTMSLGNADENFDLRFINAMILHHNKQRLSDKKSKGLRKTSY is encoded by the coding sequence ATGACGTCAAAAATTTATACGCCCATTTTAGTGGTTGCTCTTGCTCTGAATTCAGGAATAGCAGCAGCCGCTAATCATCAAATGGGTCACAACATGAGTGGTATGACAATGGAGCTAGGTGTATCAGATGAAAACCTAGACTTAAGATTTATCGATGCGATGATTCTTCATCATCAAGGTGCAGTTTCAATGGCAAAGGAAGCTATCCAAAAATCCCAGCGACCAGAAATCAAGAAACTTGCCCTAGAAATTATCAAAGCCCAAGAGAAAGAAATTACTCAGTTACAAACATGGCGAAGAACTTGGTATCCCAGAATTGGAAGTACGCCAATGGCATGGAACTCCCAAATGGGTCACATGATGCCAATGTCTGAAACTCAAAGAGAAGCCATGATGATGACTATGAGTCTAGGGAATGCTGACGAAAACTTTGATCTAAGATTTATAAATGCAATGATTCTTCATCACAACAAGCAAAGACTAAGCGACAAGAAATCAAAAGGCTTGCGAAAAACATCTTACTAA
- the rlmD gene encoding 23S rRNA (uracil(1939)-C(5))-methyltransferase RlmD, which yields MTVWQQGATIELTIGSLNHTGEGVGRWQGRVVLVADTVPGDRLRVRLTHVKRQYAHAKILEVVQPSEQRVRPSCIVADKCGGCQWQCVAYGAQLAAKEQLVKDAIARIGHLEPQIFLPIVAAPHPFGYRNKVTYPLGRRRGTVVAGYYQKGSHDLVNLNQCPVQDPRLNPLLAALKQELHPWPIYNERTHEPGFRHLGLRIGQRTGEQLITLVLAGALPPRFAAQAETWLQRFQGVVGVCVNFNDQVGNRIFGDETQVLAGRSYLWEEMAGVRFQIASTTFFQVNTAQAEQLVTILQEWIAPTGRERLVDLYCGVGTLSLPLAGAVAEVIGVEVHPASVQQAIANAQHNGVKNAQFLCARAEEWLPQYNQAIDVLILDPPRKGCDRPVLDAILRTRPPRILYVSCHPATLARDLAHLCATGAYQLAKIQPLDMFPQTAHVETVALLTAA from the coding sequence ATGACCGTTTGGCAGCAGGGTGCCACCATTGAGTTAACGATTGGCTCCTTAAACCACACAGGGGAAGGGGTAGGACGCTGGCAGGGTCGCGTCGTTTTGGTGGCCGATACGGTTCCCGGCGATCGCCTACGGGTGCGACTGACCCATGTGAAGCGTCAATACGCCCATGCCAAAATACTGGAGGTGGTGCAGCCCTCAGAGCAGCGGGTACGCCCCAGCTGTATTGTTGCCGATAAGTGTGGCGGCTGTCAGTGGCAGTGTGTGGCCTATGGGGCGCAATTGGCAGCCAAAGAACAACTGGTGAAGGATGCGATCGCCCGCATTGGTCATCTAGAGCCGCAAATCTTTTTGCCAATTGTGGCTGCTCCCCACCCCTTTGGCTATCGCAATAAAGTGACCTACCCCCTTGGTCGGCGGCGGGGAACGGTTGTTGCTGGCTATTACCAAAAAGGCTCCCATGATCTGGTGAACCTCAATCAATGTCCAGTCCAAGATCCACGTCTCAACCCCCTATTGGCTGCCCTAAAGCAGGAGTTACACCCTTGGCCAATCTACAACGAGCGTACCCATGAACCGGGGTTTCGCCACCTTGGTTTGCGCATAGGTCAGCGCACAGGGGAGCAGCTCATTACCCTCGTGCTAGCGGGAGCATTGCCCCCTAGGTTTGCGGCACAGGCAGAAACGTGGTTACAGCGGTTTCAAGGAGTGGTGGGGGTCTGTGTCAACTTCAATGATCAAGTGGGAAATCGCATCTTTGGTGACGAGACACAAGTACTGGCTGGGCGATCGTACCTTTGGGAAGAGATGGCAGGGGTGAGGTTTCAGATTGCTTCAACCACATTTTTTCAGGTCAACACGGCGCAAGCGGAGCAACTGGTTACCATCCTCCAAGAATGGATTGCGCCAACGGGTCGCGAACGATTGGTGGATCTCTACTGTGGCGTCGGGACGCTGAGCCTACCCCTTGCGGGTGCTGTGGCTGAAGTGATTGGTGTGGAAGTGCATCCTGCCTCGGTACAGCAGGCGATCGCCAACGCCCAGCACAATGGCGTTAAGAATGCTCAATTTCTCTGTGCTAGAGCAGAAGAGTGGCTGCCTCAGTACAATCAGGCTATAGATGTGCTGATTCTCGATCCCCCGCGCAAAGGGTGCGATCGCCCCGTTCTTGATGCCATCCTCCGCACTCGTCCGCCGCGCATTCTCTATGTGAGTTGTCACCCCGCCACCTTGGCACGGGATCTAGCTCACCTCTGCGCTACCGGTGCCTATCAACTCGCAAAAATTCAGCCCCTCGATATGTTTCCGCAAACCGCCCATGTGGAAACCGTTGCTCTACTCACTGCGGCCTAG
- a CDS encoding alpha/beta hydrolase, whose translation MLKRLSPWLLALALPVGAFFTTPAKAANFISLTYGPFQRSFPMSELEEFVSTQEATGELRALMRLVPKDDQAKLLEFLGMRLPFNVVQTNKILSSPIGKDLLKQFSEVTIRRDKAGEVALRGAMLTAAASPEGLSMMSFLKNYPAETINLDLRKLNKMLKKQDGIMSMLGKLRP comes from the coding sequence ATGTTGAAGCGTCTTTCGCCTTGGTTACTTGCGCTAGCACTACCCGTGGGTGCCTTCTTCACTACCCCTGCTAAAGCGGCCAATTTTATCTCCCTCACCTATGGCCCTTTTCAGCGCTCCTTCCCCATGTCAGAGCTAGAGGAATTTGTGTCCACTCAAGAAGCCACGGGGGAATTGCGAGCATTGATGCGGCTAGTTCCCAAAGATGACCAAGCCAAGCTCCTAGAATTTTTGGGCATGCGGCTGCCCTTTAATGTCGTCCAAACCAATAAAATTCTGTCTAGTCCCATTGGTAAAGATTTACTCAAACAATTTTCTGAAGTTACGATTCGCCGCGATAAAGCCGGTGAAGTTGCCCTCCGTGGTGCCATGCTCACCGCCGCTGCCTCTCCTGAGGGCTTGAGCATGATGTCGTTCCTAAAAAACTATCCCGCTGAAACCATTAACCTTGATTTGCGCAAACTCAACAAAATGCTCAAGAAACAAGACGGCATTATGAGTATGCTGGGTAAGTTGCGCCCATAA
- the mreD gene encoding rod shape-determining protein MreD: protein MLNRQTPLQRTSLNWLIIISSVGLCALLSFIHLPNLHLLVPDWFLIWVVVWSVKRSWGQGVLAGIALGWIQDGLVSAHPSHAVGLAVVGGLTALMQKQRFVSEDFISVALMTFAMAILQQTVMAMQMSLVSGLPLEEIWQHHRQVALSSAIMSSLWAPLLYAPLNRWWTWLREQE from the coding sequence ATGCTGAACCGACAGACACCTTTACAGCGAACTAGTCTGAACTGGCTGATTATTATTAGCTCTGTGGGACTCTGTGCCCTGCTGAGTTTTATTCACTTACCCAACTTGCATCTATTGGTGCCAGACTGGTTTTTAATTTGGGTGGTGGTCTGGAGTGTCAAGCGATCGTGGGGTCAAGGGGTACTGGCGGGTATTGCCCTCGGTTGGATTCAAGATGGCTTAGTCAGTGCTCACCCTAGTCATGCAGTGGGCTTAGCAGTAGTGGGGGGGCTGACCGCCCTGATGCAAAAGCAGCGCTTTGTTTCTGAGGATTTTATTTCCGTTGCTCTGATGACCTTTGCAATGGCTATTCTTCAGCAAACGGTCATGGCGATGCAAATGAGCCTTGTGAGTGGCTTGCCCCTCGAGGAGATTTGGCAACACCATCGGCAGGTGGCGCTTAGCTCAGCCATTATGAGTAGTCTTTGGGCACCCTTGCTCTATGCGCCCTTGAATCGCTGGTGGACGTGGTTGCGAGAGCAGGAGTAG
- the mreC gene encoding rod shape-determining protein MreC: protein MAFLLRWWERYAGGLIIAALALTSTWILRETNGAAIRELYRLLRLPFQGSVAEQQALIQARTWQLEQQLAALQAENQRLRQLLNAPMLPNFNGRVVPVIGRSSDQWWRSLLLGEGSRQGLTIGSVVVGNGGLVGRITSITPNTSRVMLLTDPASRVGVVVGRTRQMGILRGQLNQQVIVEFLEKDPKVQPKDVLYTSALSSLYPAGIPIGEVQSVELSDPTRPHATVILGAPLDRLEWVTVIPYAEPTDTFTAN, encoded by the coding sequence ATGGCTTTTTTGCTGCGCTGGTGGGAGCGGTATGCGGGTGGCCTAATTATTGCAGCGTTGGCACTCACGAGCACTTGGATCTTGCGTGAGACCAATGGAGCAGCCATTCGAGAGCTGTACCGCCTGCTGAGGTTGCCCTTTCAAGGCTCGGTGGCAGAGCAGCAAGCCCTGATTCAAGCCCGCACTTGGCAACTGGAGCAGCAACTGGCAGCCCTTCAAGCAGAAAACCAACGCCTACGCCAACTGCTCAATGCACCCATGTTGCCGAATTTCAATGGCCGCGTTGTACCAGTGATTGGTCGTAGTTCCGATCAGTGGTGGCGATCGCTCCTGTTGGGAGAAGGCAGTCGTCAGGGTCTCACCATTGGTTCAGTCGTGGTCGGCAACGGGGGTCTTGTGGGGCGCATTACCAGCATTACTCCCAATACCAGTCGGGTGATGTTGCTCACGGATCCCGCCAGTCGAGTCGGCGTTGTGGTGGGTCGGACACGGCAAATGGGGATTTTGCGGGGACAGCTCAACCAGCAAGTGATTGTCGAGTTTTTGGAGAAGGATCCGAAGGTGCAGCCCAAGGATGTCCTCTATACCTCAGCCCTCAGTAGCCTCTATCCAGCGGGCATTCCCATTGGCGAGGTGCAATCGGTGGAACTGAGCGATCCCACCCGTCCCCATGCCACAGTGATTCTCGGCGCCCCCCTTGATCGCCTCGAGTGGGTTACGGTCATTCCCTATGCTGAACCGACAGACACCTTTACAGCGAACTAG
- a CDS encoding rod shape-determining protein → MGVFSRLSRDIGIDLGTANTLVYVSGRGVVLEEPSVVAIDQNTKQPLAVGVEAKRMLGRTPGNVVAVRPLRDGVIADFERAELMLKHFMRQVHGGKNLFAPRVVIGIPSGVTGVERRAIEDAARGAGAREVYLIDEPVAAAFGAGLPVEEPTGNMIVDIGGGTTEVAVLSLQGTVLSESVRVAGDEISEAIVQYLKKVHNLIIGERTAEEIKIRIGSAYPNDSYDSESMEVRGLHQLSGLPRTVVVKAAEIRESMAEPLSAIIEAIKRTLERTPPELAADIVDRGIMLAGGGALLRGLDTLISHETGIVVHVAADPLRCVVMGTGRVLENFKDLARVFSNQPTVIG, encoded by the coding sequence GTGGGAGTATTTAGTCGGCTATCACGAGACATTGGCATTGACTTGGGCACAGCCAACACCCTGGTTTATGTGTCTGGGCGGGGTGTGGTTTTAGAGGAACCCTCCGTTGTTGCTATTGACCAAAATACCAAACAACCCCTTGCCGTTGGTGTTGAAGCAAAGCGAATGCTGGGGCGCACACCGGGCAATGTCGTGGCCGTACGTCCCCTGCGGGATGGCGTCATTGCCGATTTTGAGCGGGCTGAACTCATGCTGAAGCACTTTATGCGCCAAGTGCACGGCGGTAAGAATTTGTTTGCCCCCCGTGTCGTGATTGGCATTCCCAGTGGCGTAACTGGTGTTGAACGCCGTGCCATTGAGGATGCCGCTCGCGGTGCTGGCGCGCGGGAAGTGTATTTGATTGATGAACCCGTGGCCGCCGCCTTCGGTGCGGGTTTACCCGTGGAAGAACCGACGGGCAACATGATTGTGGACATTGGCGGTGGCACGACGGAAGTGGCGGTTCTCAGCTTACAGGGCACCGTTTTGAGTGAATCCGTACGGGTTGCTGGCGATGAAATTTCCGAAGCCATTGTCCAGTATCTGAAAAAAGTGCACAACCTGATTATTGGTGAACGCACAGCCGAAGAGATCAAGATTCGCATTGGCTCTGCCTACCCCAACGACAGCTATGACTCCGAATCCATGGAAGTGCGGGGGCTACACCAACTCTCTGGCCTACCGCGCACCGTCGTGGTCAAAGCAGCGGAAATCCGCGAAAGCATGGCCGAACCCCTCTCGGCCATTATTGAAGCAATTAAACGTACCCTTGAGCGGACGCCCCCAGAGCTGGCAGCCGACATTGTGGATCGGGGCATTATGTTAGCAGGCGGTGGGGCGCTGCTGCGGGGTCTAGATACCCTGATTAGCCATGAAACGGGCATTGTCGTCCATGTGGCGGCAGATCCACTCCGTTGTGTCGTGATGGGCACCGGTCGTGTCCTTGAGAACTTCAAGGATTTAGCCCGTGTCTTTTCCAATCAACCGACGGTCATTGGTTAA
- a CDS encoding YtxH domain-containing protein has product MSQQQGGGGAFWGGLLLGSAIGTLVGLLIAPRSGKETRQLLRKSADALPELLEDITASFEQHRDRLSETTQERWQATLERLKEAIAVGIEVTQQQRQTLRREANGMALSDPDEEDAVNQ; this is encoded by the coding sequence ATGAGTCAGCAACAGGGTGGCGGTGGTGCCTTTTGGGGTGGTCTGCTCCTAGGGAGTGCGATTGGTACACTTGTGGGGCTGCTGATTGCCCCCCGCTCCGGTAAAGAAACCCGACAATTGCTGCGCAAATCCGCTGATGCCCTACCCGAACTGCTCGAAGACATTACTGCTAGTTTTGAACAACATCGCGATCGCCTCTCAGAAACCACCCAAGAACGCTGGCAGGCCACCTTAGAACGGCTTAAGGAAGCGATCGCCGTCGGTATTGAAGTCACCCAGCAACAGCGGCAAACCCTGCGTCGTGAAGCCAATGGCATGGCCTTGAGTGATCCCGATGAAGAGGATGCGGTGAATCAATAG
- a CDS encoding transglycosylase SLT domain-containing protein, with protein MSLLLAALIVGGGLFSWYHWRSPSLAPLYTLTVEAPPQSLQELEQWAESADPLKRDRARYLLAVESLSRQQPQAALQWLQDLEQTYRPMAAPILLLRAEAYRQQGDNRRAKETWEHLLRDYGSEPEAAVALLSLNQPQKAIARFPQHPAVVNYVAEQLKNNPDQVPYLKLVARYGLFLKDYGTYLEILRQRYADELTPADWEAIAFGYWEKMQYAPAAAAYAKAPPTPLNLYRVGRGRQLSEDLRGAIAAYQALIKRFPKSSEAALAQLRLARLAKTPAERLPLLATCLKLATQNKVPAIAADALLAQYQAYKELGNAKGAQQSQHQLFKTYSQSTAAAELRWQLAQEAAQKRQWSQAQQWVKEILKFNAESEIAPRAAFWKGKWQGDSGHSQAQRQTWQFLMERYPHTYYAWRAASLLQKPVGTFTTLRQQRPSVVGDRQTILPLATGSPTLRELYLLRQSQEAWQRWQWEFQNRVTPTAAEQLTDGLIRLGVGEYLDGIFMLQNLFTRAASEPEVAAFFAPIRRDVRFWYALYPLPYWELVEKWSLARNLNPLLVMALIRQESRFEKEIRSVVGATGLMQLMPETAAWIAETLNLDSYSLVDPEDNIRLGTWYFDYTHNKYNQNTLLALASYNAGPGNVNQWLQRFDITDGDRFVESIPFPETYGYVKSVLENYWNYWQLYAQP; from the coding sequence GTGTCGCTGTTGTTGGCGGCACTGATTGTTGGCGGTGGGCTGTTCAGTTGGTACCACTGGCGATCGCCCTCTTTGGCACCCCTTTACACGCTTACCGTTGAGGCACCGCCCCAAAGTCTGCAAGAGCTGGAGCAATGGGCAGAGTCTGCGGATCCCCTGAAGCGCGATCGCGCCCGCTATCTCTTGGCTGTAGAAAGCCTGAGTCGGCAGCAACCCCAAGCGGCTCTTCAGTGGCTCCAAGACCTTGAGCAGACCTACCGGCCAATGGCGGCACCGATTCTCCTCCTGCGGGCTGAGGCCTATCGCCAACAGGGAGACAACCGCAGGGCCAAGGAAACGTGGGAACACTTACTGCGGGACTATGGCAGCGAACCGGAAGCGGCAGTAGCCCTGCTGAGTTTGAATCAACCGCAAAAGGCGATCGCCCGCTTTCCCCAGCATCCGGCCGTCGTTAACTATGTGGCTGAACAGTTAAAGAACAACCCGGATCAGGTGCCCTACTTGAAGCTGGTGGCACGCTACGGTCTCTTTCTCAAGGATTACGGTACCTACCTCGAAATTTTGCGGCAGCGCTATGCCGATGAACTGACACCCGCCGACTGGGAAGCGATCGCCTTTGGCTATTGGGAAAAAATGCAATATGCCCCCGCAGCAGCGGCCTATGCCAAGGCTCCGCCAACCCCACTGAATCTCTATCGGGTGGGACGAGGACGGCAACTGAGTGAGGATCTTCGCGGCGCGATTGCGGCCTATCAAGCCCTGATTAAACGCTTTCCCAAAAGCTCAGAAGCAGCTCTTGCCCAACTGCGCCTTGCCCGTTTGGCGAAAACGCCGGCGGAGCGTCTTCCTTTGCTGGCTACCTGTCTCAAGTTAGCGACTCAAAATAAGGTGCCGGCGATCGCTGCCGATGCCCTTCTGGCACAGTACCAAGCCTACAAGGAACTGGGGAATGCTAAAGGGGCGCAACAGAGCCAACACCAACTCTTCAAGACCTATTCCCAGAGTACGGCCGCCGCAGAACTGCGCTGGCAACTGGCTCAAGAGGCGGCCCAAAAACGGCAGTGGTCTCAGGCACAACAGTGGGTCAAGGAGATCCTCAAATTCAACGCCGAGAGTGAGATTGCCCCGCGAGCTGCCTTTTGGAAAGGAAAGTGGCAGGGGGACTCAGGCCACAGCCAAGCGCAACGCCAAACTTGGCAATTCCTCATGGAGCGCTATCCTCACACGTACTATGCTTGGCGGGCAGCCAGTCTGCTCCAAAAACCGGTGGGCACCTTTACAACCCTGCGGCAACAGCGCCCCTCGGTAGTGGGCGATCGCCAAACCATACTCCCTCTGGCGACGGGCAGCCCAACGTTGCGGGAACTGTACCTTCTGCGGCAGTCTCAGGAGGCTTGGCAACGCTGGCAGTGGGAGTTCCAAAATCGGGTGACGCCGACAGCGGCAGAACAACTCACCGATGGCCTGATTCGCCTTGGTGTGGGGGAATACCTCGATGGCATCTTTATGCTGCAAAACTTATTTACGCGGGCAGCCAGTGAACCGGAGGTGGCAGCATTCTTTGCGCCCATTCGCCGGGATGTCCGCTTCTGGTATGCCCTTTACCCCCTGCCCTACTGGGAGTTGGTGGAAAAGTGGTCACTGGCACGCAACTTAAATCCCCTATTGGTGATGGCCTTAATTCGCCAAGAATCCCGCTTTGAAAAGGAAATCCGCTCCGTGGTGGGGGCAACGGGGTTGATGCAGTTGATGCCAGAGACGGCTGCTTGGATTGCCGAGACGTTGAACCTAGACAGCTATTCCCTTGTCGATCCGGAGGATAATATCCGCTTGGGCACCTGGTACTTTGACTACACCCACAATAAGTACAATCAAAACACGCTCTTGGCCTTGGCCAGCTACAATGCCGGGCCGGGCAATGTCAATCAGTGGTTGCAGCGATTTGATATTACCGATGGCGATCGCTTTGTCGAATCCATCCCCTTTCCTGAGACCTATGGCTATGTCAAGAGTGTCTTGGAAAACTACTGGAACTACTGGCAACTCTATGCCCAGCCCTAA
- a CDS encoding M15 family metallopeptidase: protein MDQDIPVAERLQPISKGKAEPRRGGWAIASAIVLVSLVGVGAVWFLNRPTESPTATETEPTVPPTENLLGHLPYEEAPLAELEPISADGQIKLRRAAAERFRAMVAAAQQEGVVLVPLSGFRSKQDQDYLFFEVKEQRAQRASERALVSAPPGYSEHHTGYAVDIGDGARLDTHLKETFEDTPAFRWLEKNAARFSFELSFPRNNPQGVSYEPWHWRFVGDRHSLQTFYRARQLTLRNEP from the coding sequence ATGGATCAGGATATTCCTGTTGCGGAACGGCTGCAACCAATTTCTAAGGGCAAAGCGGAACCTCGGCGAGGGGGATGGGCGATCGCCAGCGCCATTGTCCTCGTAAGTCTTGTGGGGGTAGGAGCAGTGTGGTTCCTCAATCGTCCCACGGAATCACCAACGGCTACGGAAACGGAGCCAACCGTACCGCCAACGGAAAATCTGCTGGGACATCTGCCCTACGAGGAAGCCCCTCTCGCGGAACTGGAACCCATCAGTGCCGATGGCCAAATCAAGTTACGGCGAGCCGCAGCAGAGCGGTTTCGTGCCATGGTAGCAGCAGCGCAGCAGGAGGGAGTGGTATTAGTGCCCCTATCCGGTTTTCGCTCCAAGCAGGATCAGGACTATCTCTTTTTTGAAGTCAAGGAGCAACGAGCACAACGAGCCAGTGAGCGGGCATTGGTGAGTGCACCCCCCGGCTATAGCGAACACCATACGGGCTATGCCGTTGATATTGGCGATGGCGCCCGGCTGGACACCCATCTCAAGGAGACCTTCGAGGATACCCCTGCCTTTCGCTGGCTGGAAAAGAATGCGGCTCGTTTTAGTTTTGAACTGTCCTTTCCCCGTAATAACCCTCAGGGAGTGAGTTATGAGCCTTGGCACTGGCGATTTGTGGGCGATCGCCACAGTTTGCAAACCTTCTACAGAGCACGGCAACTGACACTGAGGAACGAACCATGA
- the fabG gene encoding 3-oxoacyl-ACP reductase FabG, translating to MRGFDHRAVLVTGGTGGLGQGVVPVLLSQGYTLTIPYIDAAARETLEKQLSAAELANVRFVPADLNNESEVDALVSRMPQLDAVVHLVGGFSMGATAQFALSDWQQSFRLNVETTFLVCKHALKRMQAQQYGRIVTIGSRGAVEPAAELAAYCAAKAAVVALTRAIAAETKGKNITANVILPSIIDTPANRAAMGEAQAVNWVSPAAIGELIAYLISEGAGAISGAVIPIYGNA from the coding sequence ATGAGGGGATTTGACCATCGAGCAGTTTTAGTAACCGGCGGTACAGGGGGACTCGGTCAAGGGGTGGTGCCTGTGCTCTTGAGCCAAGGCTATACGCTGACAATTCCCTACATTGATGCGGCGGCTCGTGAAACCCTAGAGAAACAACTATCTGCGGCTGAATTGGCCAACGTTCGGTTTGTCCCCGCCGACTTGAACAATGAGAGCGAAGTAGATGCGCTGGTCAGTCGGATGCCACAACTGGATGCGGTGGTTCACCTTGTCGGTGGCTTTAGCATGGGCGCAACGGCACAATTTGCCCTCAGCGATTGGCAGCAGAGTTTTCGCCTCAATGTTGAGACCACCTTCCTAGTCTGTAAGCACGCCCTCAAACGCATGCAAGCACAGCAATACGGCCGCATTGTCACCATCGGCTCCCGCGGTGCGGTCGAACCAGCAGCTGAACTAGCTGCCTATTGTGCTGCCAAAGCAGCAGTCGTGGCCTTGACGCGGGCGATCGCTGCCGAAACCAAAGGCAAGAACATCACTGCCAATGTCATTCTGCCGAGTATTATCGATACCCCGGCCAATCGAGCTGCCATGGGGGAAGCCCAAGCCGTGAATTGGGTGAGTCCTGCGGCCATTGGTGAACTCATTGCCTATCTTATTTCTGAGGGAGCAGGGGCTATTAGTGGTGCTGTGATTCCTATCTATGGCAATGCCTAG
- a CDS encoding LL-diaminopimelate aminotransferase produces the protein MKLADRLRYFQGNVFDAMDRAKAAVAATGQPIVDLSLGSADLPVAEHILAAIEASVRDANTYGYQLFASTAAFRQAVAIWFERRFGFSVDPEREVLTLIGSQEGTAHLPLAVMNPQEYALVLDPGYPSHAGGVYLAGGHLYPLPLRAENHFLPDLAAIPLTVREQAKLLILSYPHNPTTAVAPLDFFKTAVEFCDRHGILLVHDFPYIDLVFDAERAPSIFEVDRDRQVGIEFYSLSKSYNMGGFRIGFAIGRADIIAALRQIKSVIDFNQYAGILRGAIAALTGDQTCVQQTREVFRRRRDTFVQALCDHGWPVPLPPATMYVWAKLPEPWQRDSLGFCQALVQATGIAAAPGSGFGQGGEGYVRFALVRDRPCLEVAAAQIAEFSQRVVKV, from the coding sequence ATGAAGCTGGCCGATCGCCTGCGCTATTTCCAAGGCAATGTCTTTGACGCCATGGATCGGGCGAAGGCGGCAGTGGCCGCCACGGGACAGCCGATTGTCGATCTCTCCTTGGGGTCTGCGGATTTGCCGGTAGCGGAGCATATTCTTGCGGCGATTGAAGCTTCGGTGCGCGATGCCAATACCTACGGCTATCAACTCTTTGCCAGTACAGCGGCCTTTCGGCAGGCGGTGGCGATTTGGTTTGAACGCCGCTTTGGCTTCAGTGTGGATCCAGAGCGGGAAGTGCTGACGCTCATTGGCTCGCAGGAGGGGACGGCGCATTTGCCCCTAGCAGTGATGAATCCCCAAGAGTATGCGTTGGTGCTGGATCCGGGGTACCCCTCCCATGCCGGGGGAGTCTATCTTGCGGGGGGACACCTGTATCCCTTGCCCCTGCGGGCAGAAAATCACTTTTTGCCGGATTTGGCAGCCATTCCCCTAACGGTGCGAGAGCAGGCCAAACTTCTCATTCTCAGCTATCCCCACAATCCCACTACGGCGGTTGCTCCCTTGGACTTTTTCAAGACAGCGGTTGAGTTTTGCGATCGCCACGGCATTTTACTCGTCCATGATTTTCCCTATATTGATCTCGTCTTTGACGCGGAGCGGGCACCCTCGATCTTTGAAGTGGATCGCGATCGCCAGGTGGGTATTGAATTCTATAGCCTCTCCAAGTCCTACAATATGGGCGGGTTTCGCATTGGTTTTGCCATTGGTCGTGCTGACATTATTGCTGCCCTGCGCCAAATCAAATCGGTGATTGACTTTAACCAGTACGCCGGCATCCTGCGGGGAGCCATTGCTGCCCTCACGGGGGATCAAACCTGTGTCCAGCAAACGCGGGAGGTCTTTCGGCGGCGGCGCGATACCTTTGTCCAAGCGCTTTGCGACCATGGCTGGCCGGTGCCCCTCCCCCCAGCGACGATGTACGTGTGGGCAAAACTCCCTGAACCTTGGCAACGGGATTCCTTGGGCTTTTGTCAAGCGCTCGTGCAGGCAACGGGGATTGCCGCCGCTCCAGGCTCTGGCTTTGGTCAAGGGGGAGAGGGCTATGTGCGCTTTGCCCTTGTGCGCGATCGCCCCTGCTTAGAAGTCGCCGCTGCCCAAATTGCTGAATTTAGTCAAAGGGTTGTCAAGGTTTAG